The following coding sequences are from one Chiloscyllium punctatum isolate Juve2018m chromosome 48, sChiPun1.3, whole genome shotgun sequence window:
- the c48h15orf40 gene encoding UPF0235 protein C15orf40 homolog isoform X1: MRRTWLRCVLITLRVPGVRVVPGFQRLPSVSSPPLAPSRLGLGLRAESGGFTPRNMPKVNSETRMNKMTMKNSAKPAQTPLGPVKLDKSGSVLVAIHAKPGAKQNAITDVSEEAVGVAIAAPPSDGEANVELVCYLAKVLALKKSEVILEKGCRSRQKVVKILALLTPEEVQERLRTAATTS, from the exons ATGAGAAGGACTTGGCTTCGCTGCGTCTTGATCACCCTGAGGGTTCCCGGTGTCCGTGTAGTACCGGGTTTTCAGCGGCTCCCTTCTGTTAGCTCCCCGCCACTGGCCCCATCCCGCCTGGGCCTGGGGCTAAGAGCGGAGTCAGGTGGTTTTACGCCAAGAAACATGCCGAAAGTCAACAGCGAAACCCGAATG AATAAGATGACCATGAAGAATTCTGCAAAACCAGCTCAGACACCTCTAGGACCTGTGAAGCTCGATAAAAGTGGCTCTGTTTTAGTTGCTATTCATGCTAAACCTGGAGCCAAACAAAATGCCATAACTG ATGTGTCAGAAGAAGCTGTGGGTGTGGCCATCGCAGCCCCTCCATCTGATGGCGAGGCCAATGTGGAACTAGTGTGTTATCTGGCCAAAGTGCTGGCGCTAAAGAAAAGTGAAGTCATCCTGGAGAAG GGTTGCAGATCACGTCAGAAAGTGGTGAAGATTCTGGCCTTATTGACTCCAGAAGAAGTGCAAGAAAGACTCAGGACCGCAGCTACTACAAGCTAG
- the c48h15orf40 gene encoding UPF0235 protein C15orf40 homolog isoform X2, producing MRRTWLRCVLITLRVPGVRVVPGFQRLPSVSSPPLAPSRLGLGLRAESGGFTPRNMPKVNSETRMNKMTMKNSAKPAQTPLGPVKLDKSGSVLVAIHAKPGAKQNAITDVSEEAVGVAIAAPPSDGEANVELVCYLAKVLALKKSEVILEKITSESGEDSGLIDSRRSARKTQDRSYYKLV from the exons ATGAGAAGGACTTGGCTTCGCTGCGTCTTGATCACCCTGAGGGTTCCCGGTGTCCGTGTAGTACCGGGTTTTCAGCGGCTCCCTTCTGTTAGCTCCCCGCCACTGGCCCCATCCCGCCTGGGCCTGGGGCTAAGAGCGGAGTCAGGTGGTTTTACGCCAAGAAACATGCCGAAAGTCAACAGCGAAACCCGAATG AATAAGATGACCATGAAGAATTCTGCAAAACCAGCTCAGACACCTCTAGGACCTGTGAAGCTCGATAAAAGTGGCTCTGTTTTAGTTGCTATTCATGCTAAACCTGGAGCCAAACAAAATGCCATAACTG ATGTGTCAGAAGAAGCTGTGGGTGTGGCCATCGCAGCCCCTCCATCTGATGGCGAGGCCAATGTGGAACTAGTGTGTTATCTGGCCAAAGTGCTGGCGCTAAAGAAAAGTGAAGTCATCCTGGAGAAG ATCACGTCAGAAAGTGGTGAAGATTCTGGCCTTATTGACTCCAGAAGAAGTGCAAGAAAGACTCAGGACCGCAGCTACTACAAGCTAGTGTAA